The Lactuca sativa cultivar Salinas chromosome 2, Lsat_Salinas_v11, whole genome shotgun sequence genome includes a window with the following:
- the LOC111887825 gene encoding protein RGF1 INDUCIBLE TRANSCRIPTION FACTOR 1, whose translation MKPAWLEGLMEESFFGICGVHENKRKNEKNIFCLDCCQSFCPHCLPTHHSHPLLQVRRYVYQDVVRLDDLEKLIDCSFVQPYTINSAKVIFLNQRAQTRSCKGPANSCFTCDRILQEPFHFCSLSCKVDHMVYQGEDLSTILCRFDVTDFAFSQFEGLRMDSSDVDDLSQITPNSILEDSYHHQFKDSSGSDSRTSSYKPDHERKKKKNNDFLPKFFSFGSRRKGAPQRSPLS comes from the exons ATGAAGCCTGCATGGTTAGAAGGATTAATGGAGGAGAGTTTCTTTGGGATATGTGGGGTCCATGAGAATAAAAGAAAGAATGAGAAGAACATATTTTGCTTGGATTGCTGTCAAAGCTTTTGCCCTCACTGTCTTCCAACTCATCACTCTCATCCACTTCTTCAG GTGAGAAGATATGTTTACCAGGATGTTGTTAGATTAGACGACCTCGAAAAGCTCATTGACTGTTCCTTCGTTCAG CCGTATACAATAAATAGTGCAAAAGTGATATTCTTGAACCAGAGGGCACAAACCAGGTCTTGTAAAGGTCCTGCCAATTCATGCTTCACCTGTGACAGAATCCTTCAAGAACCATTCCATTTCTGCTCTCTATCTTGCAAG GTTGATCACATGGTGTATCAAGGTGAAGATCTGTCCACCATTTTATGTAGATTTGATGTGACTGATTTtgcattctcacaattcgaaggACTTCGTATGGATAGTTCTGATGTCGATGATCTTAGTCAAATCACTCCAAACTCCATTCTCGAAGACTCTTATCATCATCAGTTTAAAGATTCTTCAGGATCTGATTCAAGAACATCATCGTATAAACCAGATCatgaaagaaagaagaagaaaaacaaTGATTTTCTTCCTAAATTCTTTTCCTTTGGTAGTAGAAGAAAGGGTGCACCTCAACGATCACCGCTTTCTTAA